In a single window of the Neoarius graeffei isolate fNeoGra1 chromosome 28, fNeoGra1.pri, whole genome shotgun sequence genome:
- the mrps31 gene encoding 28S ribosomal protein S31, mitochondrial, with translation MLRRALFSLYQGRIAANHTRDPRLRPPKCTDRVSGSGLRPCLVNHRVFGTSGASLCEQKKDGERTEEPQVESRVRDDVEDDRVKCEVKVGGLEKSDEALVKALCDKSAEGKETRPEVMSQNTAEIPVSDPTSAVAQKTAEKTGKQGLLELLGAMKVDTTTKTKLKSFRKVTSEQESVGKLKRVVMEKTSNMFQQATASHSASLSPELVAAASAAASTLPDRSRAESELLKQLRKHEAVSEEKRRTETQNIGSIIADMKVGKKPVGRLNSWPANQIRFDDDGRGYTHDRGITGELAEIRRRNSAFTAKRLNIFSAADQNTQSDLVVGPSLWDSDLANQIVRAVNQRPRNGFEEMIQWTREGKLWSYPIDNQAGMKEEVKVPFHEHVFLQRHLEDGFPQHGPVRHFMELVVTGLSKNHHLTVTEKLEHIAWFRDYFLQKQEILSEAEA, from the exons ATGTTGAGAAGAGCTTTattttctctttatcagggaagaATAGCGGCGAATCACACACGTGATCCGAGACTGCGGCCCCCAAAATGCACGGACAGAGTTTCCGGTTCCGGTCTGAG GCCCTGCCTAGTGAATCACAGAGTGTTTGGGACGAGTGGAGCAAGTCTGTGTGAGCAGAAGAAAGATGGAGAGAGGACTGAGGAGCCGCAGGTGGAGTCCAGGGTGAGGGACGATGTTGAGGATGACCGTGTGAAGTGTGAGGTGAAAGTCGGAGGCTTGGAGAAGAGCGATGAAGCCTTAGTGAAGGCATTGTGTGACAAATCAGCAGAAGGAAAAGAGACCAGACCAGAGGTGATGAGTCAGAACACAGCTGAAATACCGGTGTCTGACCCGACATCAGCGGTGGCGCAGAAAACAGCGGAGAAGACGGGAAAACAGGGTCTCCTGGAGCTGCTGGGGGCCATGAAGGTGGACACAACAACCAAAACCAAGCTGAAATCCTTCAGGAAGGTGACAAGTGAACAAGAGAGTGTGGGGAAGCTGAAGAGAGTGGTGATGGAGAAAACGAGCAACATGTTTCAGCAAGCTACAGCATCACACAG tgcgtctcTGAGTCCTGAGCTGGTTGCTGCTGCCTCTGCCGCTGCGTCCACGCTTCCTGATCGCTCTCGAGCTGAATCTGAACTCCTGAAGCAGCTGCGTAAACATGAAGCCGTGTCCGAGGAGAAGAGACGCACCGAGACACAGAACATCGG GAGCATCATCGCTGATATGAAAGTGGGGAAGAAGCCGGTTGGCCGACTGAACAGCTGGCCAGCCAATCAGATCCGGTTTGATGATGATGGGCGGGGCTACACACATGACCGTGGCATTACAGGAGAGCTGGCCGAAATCCGCAGAAG gaaTTCTGCTTTTACTGCAAAGAGGCTGAACATCTTCAGTGCTGCAGATCAGAACACACAAAGTGACCTGG TGGTAGGGCCCTCCCTGTGGGACTCTGATTTAGCCAATCAAATCGTCCGGGCGGTGAATCAGAGACCTCGTAACGGGTTTGAGGAAATGATCCAGTGGACGAGGGAAGGAAAACTGTGGTCATATCCCATCGACAACCAGGCAG gaatgaAGGAGGAGGTGAAGGTGCCGTTTCATGAGCATGTCTTCCTGCAGCGCCACCTGGAGGACGGTTTTCCTCAGCATGGCCCCGTCAGACACTTCATGGAGCTAGTGGTCACTGGACTGTCCAAGAACCACCATCTCACTGTCACTGAAAAACTGGAGCACATCGCCTGGTTCCGAGACTACTTCCTGCAGAAACAGGAAATCCTCAGCGAGGCTGAGGCATGA